One genomic window of Thermoanaerobaculia bacterium includes the following:
- a CDS encoding sigma-70 family RNA polymerase sigma factor, producing the protein MELVYSRERAQQKSAEVDDRELAIRARGGDAIAFETLVLRKTPAVVSVARRIIGDADEARDVAQLVFLRVWDSLARYDEKYSFNTWLYRIATNLSIDFLRANRSRAKAHGATLHLVRGREAALEEEATFALESSQVAELFERVSADLSEKQKAAFVLREIDGLDSKDVAKILGCGESTVRNHLFNARKALQKKLRHEFPSLFRRWSRT; encoded by the coding sequence ATGGAACTCGTTTACAGCCGGGAGCGCGCGCAGCAGAAGAGCGCGGAGGTCGACGATCGCGAGCTCGCGATCCGGGCCCGCGGCGGCGACGCCATCGCCTTCGAAACGCTGGTCTTGCGGAAGACCCCCGCGGTCGTCTCGGTGGCGCGCCGGATCATCGGCGATGCCGACGAGGCGCGCGACGTCGCCCAGCTCGTCTTCCTCCGGGTGTGGGACTCGCTCGCCCGCTACGATGAGAAGTACTCGTTCAATACCTGGCTCTACCGGATCGCGACGAACCTCTCGATCGATTTCCTGAGGGCGAACCGCAGCCGCGCGAAGGCGCACGGCGCCACCCTGCACCTCGTCCGCGGCCGCGAAGCGGCCCTCGAGGAGGAGGCGACGTTCGCGCTCGAGTCCTCGCAGGTCGCCGAGCTGTTCGAGCGCGTCTCGGCGGATCTCTCCGAGAAGCAGAAGGCGGCCTTCGTGCTGCGCGAGATCGACGGGCTCGACTCGAAGGACGTCGCGAAAATCCTCGGCTGCGGCGAGTCCACCGTCCGGAACCACCTGTTCAACGCGCGGAAAGCGCTTCAGAAGAAGCTCCGCCACGAGTTCCC